A genomic window from Massilia sp. METH4 includes:
- the waaF gene encoding lipopolysaccharide heptosyltransferase II translates to MADAANVSPGVPRILVISPNWIGDAVMAQPLLQRLRAMHPDRPIDVLAPPAVAPVWRQMREVTEVLQTPFRHGPLQLRERWRYARLLKRRGYAEAYVLPNTLKYALIPWLAGIRRRVGYKGESRYGLINVMHHDDVTPRPMVPFYAALANAPGAPLVPAPRPALQVTPDQVAAACAKAGLAAERPLIVFAPGAEFGSAKRWPPGHFAALAQVIVASRPGVQVALLGSPKDRAVCDEILAALAGTPAAPAVLNIAGQTSLAEAVALIGHAQAVVSNDSGLLHVASSLDRPVVAIYGPTDPDHAPPFSTVAAALSLRLDCSPCRQRECPLGHHDCMRKLDAGTVWQTLHPMLPAAVPA, encoded by the coding sequence ATGGCTGACGCCGCCAACGTTTCCCCTGGCGTTCCCAGGATCCTGGTCATTTCCCCGAACTGGATCGGCGATGCCGTGATGGCGCAGCCGCTGCTGCAGCGGCTGCGGGCCATGCACCCCGACCGGCCGATCGACGTGCTGGCACCGCCGGCCGTGGCGCCCGTGTGGCGCCAGATGCGCGAAGTGACCGAGGTGTTGCAGACGCCGTTTCGCCACGGCCCGTTGCAGCTGCGCGAGCGCTGGCGCTATGCCCGGCTGTTGAAACGGCGCGGCTATGCCGAAGCCTATGTGCTGCCGAATACGCTCAAATATGCGCTGATCCCCTGGCTGGCCGGCATCCGCCGCCGCGTCGGCTACAAGGGCGAAAGCCGTTATGGCCTGATCAATGTGATGCACCACGACGACGTGACGCCGCGCCCGATGGTGCCGTTCTACGCGGCGCTGGCCAACGCGCCCGGAGCCCCGCTGGTGCCCGCGCCCCGCCCCGCCTTGCAAGTGACGCCGGACCAGGTGGCCGCCGCCTGCGCGAAGGCCGGCCTGGCGGCCGAGCGGCCGCTGATCGTGTTCGCCCCTGGCGCCGAGTTCGGCTCGGCCAAGCGCTGGCCCCCCGGCCATTTCGCCGCGCTGGCGCAGGTCATTGTCGCGAGCCGCCCCGGCGTGCAGGTTGCGCTGTTGGGTTCGCCGAAGGACCGTGCCGTGTGCGACGAGATCCTCGCCGCCCTCGCGGGCACGCCGGCCGCCCCGGCCGTGCTGAACATCGCCGGCCAGACCAGCCTGGCCGAGGCGGTGGCACTGATCGGCCACGCCCAGGCCGTGGTCAGCAACGATTCCGGCCTGCTGCACGTGGCCTCGAGCCTGGACCGTCCCGTGGTCGCCATCTACGGCCCCACCGACCCGGACCACGCGCCGCCGTTCTCGACCGTGGCGGCGGCGCTGTCGCTGCGCCTGGACTGCTCGCCGTGCCGGCAGCGCGAATGCCCGCTGGGGCACCACGATTGCATGCGCAAGCTCGATGCCGGCACCGTCTGGCAGACCCTGCACCCGATGCTCCCCGCCGCCGTTCCGGCCTGA